One genomic segment of Brevibacillus laterosporus LMG 15441 includes these proteins:
- a CDS encoding type I polyketide synthase, with product MKKKLLDLTGVNLTQKDERTVVQMKSVKKNDIAIIGISGRFGETQNLEEFWETLRNGNDCIRTIPESRQKDIDRFINHVQPHIQKRYLHAAYLEEIDQFDYQLFSISPKEASLMDPNQRLFLEEAFSAIEDAGYGGQKITGTRTGVFVGYSADADSGEDYKQYIKNVAPSLSGAAIPGNIKSIIASRIAYTLDLHGPSMVVDTACSSSLVAVHLACQAIINGECDMALAGGVKIIMLPLDGDFNSGIGISSQNGRAKTFDNRSDGTGFGEGVGVVMLKALDQAIQDKDHIYAVVKGSAFNQDGHSIGITAPNSLAQEDVIVRAWKNADIEPSTIQYIEAHGTGTSLGDPIEIKGIQRAFAKYTNQQQFCGIGSIKTNFGHLDHAAGIAGLIKSILSLTHKELPPTVNFQYPNQKIPFDSSPVYVNDCLREWESNGHPRRCGISSFGLSGTNCHIVLEEAPAPKLRPPLSDQASKPHILSLSAKTEDGLRQLVDAYIQYIEKNEKVSITDLAYTSNTGRGHYESRLALVVRDRTDLIEKLSLCKTELFATEERIGCYSNSFKIIHDQKPNRSEKEITEADIRQLSEQANALISQLVKAESSEVLLHQLSQLYVRGAEVDWERLVQKEHAHKISLPVYPFNRKRCWVEPEAVNSYPLMKRAEKELDLPLLDRLEAESIDSIIYATDFHVDKHWVLHEHIVNDKFVVPGTTYLEMLLEACYQQIPTRQVKVEDIVFLAPFICEKGESHKVQTILKENGQAYDFIIASRYNGEWVRHAQGKVIVGLDDHAPLLQLEEIKNRCSIERKEFIQYEEDFSGSGAIITGPRWNNVQQVYVGDGEVLAHFSLPERFAADKDLYHFHPSLMDNAVNLAINTVSQDFYLPFTYRICKVYNTMPSRFYSHLRLKPDQSESKEIINFDVTLVNEEGVVFAEIEDYAIKRVHQMDLGVNKAKNASFYYGLDWIEKEINLTDESSKDMGTVLIFKDETSIGDQMRQAFDSMDRPWIQVEWGAEFEELDQRSYKINGLQSDYMTLIGLLKERGITQIVHLLSVVEKQDVNDLLDLEETQKRGYESLVRLTKALLEHNIHDEIEILLVAPYVYELNEQQEYIQPHHATLFGLGKVVTQEYPHLLCRAIDIDKWTTAETILAELGSKDKDYLVMHRKDQRFVEEFCEWNLDDIADDSIEIRENGVYLLTGGLGAIGLEMAHYLASQASVNLVLINRSSLPSRELWDQVEEQSQPKLYRQITAIRQIEALGSHVTVLSADISDQDELQAVLAQVRSQFTRINGIIHSAGVAGEGFILRKEEASSQQVLSPKVKGTWLLDHLTKGDQLDFMVLFSSINSLYGGVGQGDYVAANAYLDAFTSYRNRHTGKTLTINWAAWKEVGMAVEYGANRDVGFFKSLSTHHAIQAFQQVLHKQLKRVTIAEINYDNTPEHLDALSFHLANPIKTKLEKMERLKDRRQRAVASQGLPDITLLGRNASESYSTNERLVAQVFCLELGLDEINIYDDFFSLGGDSIIAVKIVNSVQKHLNKNIGISEIFQNVTIFSLAAHLSSQEEGTKESISSEQATEALNLMPKSEEGMELTGMQRHIYFLQSYNPLMTELTLLIEQELSASVDIELLQKAIDVVTQQHEALRTIFREENGLPKQVILPALRVEPEYEDLSYEADAHQLARRKLKEARIRACELSKSTWRPILYRLPEKKTLFALIIHSLIADQSSSEYIASEILQVYHDLKEKKQIVLSPEGNYISWIRDQLSWEKSEGFQLDQAYWQQELQNPLPQLNLATDFQRTKTPSYQGSFFPFQVTDKKIYTSIQEAIKRLDIPMETYLLSAYYLLLHKLTLDTDIIIGMTARHQGHSDSNEIVGALTNIFCMRVKIEETDTIEALFAKVVKTRMAATTHSRYPFDAIVAQVNAKRSQRNPIFSTMFKWHESMPANNDGVSLYDVSLVGGADTEQLDFRFEFNTNLFKIETISKLADYYLNILYEISKSGLRIPDVQLLSQNQLQEWKEAQVSSIMGDFDFNF from the coding sequence GTGAAGAAAAAATTACTGGATTTAACAGGGGTGAATTTAACCCAAAAAGACGAGCGCACGGTTGTTCAAATGAAAAGTGTGAAAAAAAATGACATTGCGATCATCGGAATCTCTGGACGCTTCGGTGAAACGCAAAATTTGGAAGAGTTTTGGGAGACATTACGTAATGGCAACGATTGTATTCGTACGATCCCAGAGTCACGACAAAAGGATATTGATCGATTTATTAACCATGTTCAGCCGCATATCCAAAAGCGGTATTTACATGCTGCCTATTTAGAAGAAATTGATCAGTTCGATTACCAGTTATTCTCGATTTCACCTAAAGAAGCTAGTTTAATGGACCCTAATCAACGTCTATTTTTAGAAGAAGCATTCTCAGCAATTGAAGATGCTGGTTATGGCGGTCAAAAAATTACGGGAACCAGAACAGGTGTTTTTGTTGGATATAGTGCAGATGCAGACTCAGGGGAGGACTATAAGCAATATATTAAAAATGTTGCTCCATCTCTGTCTGGGGCAGCCATTCCCGGTAACATAAAGTCTATCATTGCGAGCAGAATTGCCTACACGCTCGATTTGCACGGGCCAAGCATGGTAGTGGACACAGCTTGTTCTTCTTCTTTGGTTGCTGTTCATTTGGCGTGTCAGGCGATCATTAATGGTGAATGTGATATGGCTCTTGCAGGAGGAGTCAAAATTATCATGCTTCCCTTAGACGGAGACTTTAATTCAGGAATCGGCATTTCTTCACAAAATGGACGGGCGAAAACCTTTGATAATCGATCAGATGGAACTGGCTTTGGGGAGGGTGTTGGCGTTGTAATGCTAAAAGCCCTTGATCAGGCTATACAAGATAAAGACCATATTTATGCCGTAGTCAAAGGCAGTGCTTTCAACCAGGATGGTCATTCAATTGGAATAACGGCGCCTAATTCACTAGCACAGGAAGACGTGATTGTCAGGGCTTGGAAAAATGCAGATATAGAGCCGTCGACTATTCAATATATTGAGGCACATGGGACCGGAACCTCACTAGGAGACCCTATTGAAATTAAGGGGATTCAGCGAGCTTTTGCAAAGTATACAAATCAGCAGCAATTTTGCGGTATCGGTTCGATAAAAACGAACTTTGGGCATCTCGACCATGCAGCAGGAATTGCTGGTTTAATCAAAAGTATTTTATCACTAACACATAAGGAACTTCCTCCTACAGTTAATTTCCAATATCCCAATCAAAAAATTCCGTTCGACAGTTCACCGGTCTATGTTAACGACTGTCTAAGGGAATGGGAATCGAATGGGCATCCGCGTCGTTGTGGAATCAGTTCATTTGGCTTGAGTGGTACCAACTGCCATATCGTCTTGGAGGAAGCGCCTGCACCTAAGCTGCGTCCTCCATTATCAGATCAAGCATCTAAGCCACACATTTTGTCCCTCTCCGCAAAAACTGAGGATGGACTGCGTCAGCTAGTGGATGCTTACATTCAGTATATTGAGAAAAATGAAAAGGTAAGTATAACTGATCTTGCCTATACGTCTAATACAGGCAGAGGACATTATGAATCACGATTGGCGCTGGTAGTGCGTGATCGTACTGATTTAATAGAAAAGCTATCCTTATGTAAAACGGAATTATTTGCTACGGAAGAGCGGATCGGCTGCTATTCAAATTCATTTAAGATCATACATGATCAGAAACCCAATCGAAGTGAAAAAGAGATTACGGAAGCAGATATCAGACAATTGAGCGAACAGGCAAATGCTTTAATTAGTCAGCTTGTTAAGGCAGAGTCTTCCGAAGTGCTTCTTCATCAGTTGAGCCAATTATACGTCCGTGGAGCAGAGGTGGATTGGGAAAGACTGGTGCAGAAGGAACATGCTCATAAGATAAGTCTTCCCGTATATCCATTTAATCGTAAGCGGTGCTGGGTGGAGCCAGAAGCCGTAAATTCTTACCCGCTTATGAAAAGAGCAGAAAAAGAGCTTGATTTGCCTCTACTAGATCGATTAGAAGCAGAATCGATTGATTCTATTATTTATGCAACTGATTTTCATGTAGATAAACATTGGGTGCTACATGAACATATCGTCAATGATAAATTTGTTGTGCCGGGAACTACGTATCTTGAAATGCTACTTGAAGCTTGCTATCAACAAATACCAACTAGACAAGTGAAAGTAGAAGATATTGTGTTCCTTGCGCCATTCATTTGCGAAAAAGGAGAGTCTCATAAGGTCCAAACCATTTTAAAAGAAAATGGACAAGCTTATGACTTTATCATTGCCAGTCGTTACAACGGAGAGTGGGTGCGACATGCCCAAGGGAAAGTAATAGTTGGCTTAGATGATCATGCTCCGCTGTTACAACTTGAAGAAATAAAAAACAGATGCAGCATCGAGCGCAAAGAGTTTATTCAATACGAAGAGGATTTCTCTGGTTCAGGGGCTATCATTACAGGACCTCGCTGGAATAATGTGCAGCAGGTATATGTTGGTGATGGTGAAGTGCTCGCACACTTTAGTCTGCCAGAACGCTTTGCAGCAGATAAAGATTTGTATCATTTCCATCCTTCTCTGATGGATAATGCTGTTAACTTAGCGATTAACACAGTTAGTCAGGATTTTTATCTGCCGTTTACCTACCGTATTTGTAAAGTGTACAACACAATGCCCAGCAGATTTTACAGTCATCTCAGACTAAAGCCTGATCAGTCTGAAAGTAAGGAAATTATTAATTTTGATGTGACACTAGTAAATGAAGAGGGTGTCGTATTTGCAGAAATTGAAGATTATGCGATAAAACGTGTACACCAAATGGATTTGGGAGTAAACAAAGCAAAAAATGCTAGCTTTTATTATGGCCTGGATTGGATTGAGAAGGAAATAAATCTTACAGATGAGAGCTCCAAAGATATGGGGACTGTACTTATCTTTAAAGATGAAACAAGCATTGGTGATCAAATGAGACAAGCATTTGATTCCATGGACAGGCCGTGGATTCAGGTTGAATGGGGAGCCGAGTTTGAAGAGCTTGACCAGCGCAGTTATAAAATAAACGGCCTTCAATCCGACTATATGACTTTAATCGGATTACTAAAAGAAAGAGGCATTACTCAAATCGTGCACTTGCTATCTGTTGTGGAAAAGCAGGATGTCAACGATCTTTTGGACTTGGAAGAAACGCAGAAAAGAGGCTATGAGAGTCTCGTTCGCCTGACGAAAGCTCTTTTAGAGCATAACATTCATGATGAGATAGAGATTTTGCTCGTGGCTCCATATGTATACGAGTTGAATGAACAGCAGGAATACATTCAGCCACATCACGCTACCTTATTCGGATTGGGAAAAGTGGTAACGCAGGAGTACCCGCATCTATTGTGTAGAGCAATCGATATTGACAAATGGACTACTGCAGAAACCATCCTTGCTGAACTAGGGAGTAAAGACAAGGATTATCTTGTGATGCACCGTAAGGATCAACGATTTGTGGAGGAATTCTGCGAGTGGAATTTAGATGATATTGCAGACGATTCTATCGAAATTCGCGAAAATGGAGTTTATTTACTTACAGGTGGTCTTGGTGCAATTGGGCTCGAAATGGCTCATTATCTTGCTTCGCAGGCTTCTGTCAATCTTGTATTAATTAATCGTTCTTCGTTGCCAAGTAGAGAGCTTTGGGACCAAGTAGAAGAACAGTCCCAGCCAAAATTATATCGACAAATCACAGCTATCCGCCAGATTGAAGCGTTGGGAAGTCATGTCACGGTACTAAGCGCCGATATCAGTGATCAGGATGAATTACAAGCAGTACTTGCTCAAGTTCGGTCACAATTCACGAGGATCAATGGCATCATCCATAGTGCGGGTGTAGCTGGCGAGGGATTTATCCTGCGTAAAGAGGAAGCTAGCAGCCAACAGGTGTTATCGCCAAAAGTAAAGGGTACCTGGTTATTAGACCATCTGACGAAAGGTGATCAGCTTGATTTTATGGTACTGTTTTCCTCGATTAACTCACTGTACGGTGGAGTTGGACAAGGGGACTATGTGGCTGCCAATGCTTACCTAGATGCATTTACGTCCTATCGTAATCGCCATACTGGGAAGACACTGACTATCAATTGGGCGGCATGGAAAGAAGTAGGGATGGCTGTAGAATACGGAGCTAATCGTGATGTAGGATTCTTTAAGTCCTTGTCAACTCATCATGCCATCCAAGCATTTCAGCAGGTTTTGCATAAGCAGTTGAAAAGAGTAACCATAGCAGAAATCAATTATGATAACACTCCTGAACATTTGGATGCTCTATCATTTCATCTCGCAAACCCAATTAAAACCAAGTTGGAAAAAATGGAGAGATTAAAAGATAGAAGACAACGAGCAGTAGCATCTCAAGGCTTACCAGACATTACGTTGCTAGGGCGTAATGCTAGTGAGAGTTATTCTACCAATGAGCGATTAGTAGCGCAGGTCTTTTGCTTGGAATTAGGACTCGACGAAATAAATATCTACGATGACTTCTTTAGTCTCGGTGGAGATTCTATTATTGCCGTCAAGATCGTCAATTCGGTTCAAAAGCATCTGAATAAGAATATTGGGATAAGTGAAATATTCCAAAACGTAACGATTTTTTCACTTGCGGCACATCTTTCTTCTCAAGAAGAGGGTACGAAAGAAAGCATCAGCTCTGAGCAAGCTACAGAAGCACTGAATTTGATGCCGAAGTCAGAGGAAGGAATGGAGCTAACGGGTATGCAACGTCATATCTACTTCCTTCAATCCTATAATCCTTTGATGACTGAACTTACCCTATTGATTGAACAAGAGCTTTCTGCATCTGTTGACATTGAGTTGTTGCAAAAAGCGATTGACGTAGTTACCCAACAGCATGAGGCTCTGCGGACAATTTTCCGTGAAGAGAATGGACTACCCAAACAAGTTATTTTGCCAGCTTTGCGTGTAGAGCCAGAATATGAGGACCTCTCCTATGAGGCAGATGCACATCAATTAGCTAGAAGAAAGCTGAAAGAAGCTAGAATTCGAGCTTGCGAGCTTTCAAAGTCAACATGGCGTCCGATTTTATATCGTTTACCAGAAAAGAAAACGCTCTTTGCTCTCATTATCCATTCACTGATTGCAGATCAATCGAGTTCTGAGTATATTGCGAGTGAGATTCTTCAGGTCTATCACGATCTAAAAGAAAAGAAGCAAATCGTGCTTTCACCAGAGGGTAACTATATCTCCTGGATACGCGATCAGCTTAGCTGGGAAAAGAGTGAAGGGTTTCAACTAGACCAGGCATACTGGCAACAGGAATTACAGAATCCACTTCCTCAATTAAACCTAGCAACAGATTTTCAACGTACTAAGACTCCAAGCTATCAAGGAAGCTTTTTTCCTTTTCAGGTAACGGATAAAAAGATCTACACATCCATTCAAGAAGCAATCAAACGATTAGATATTCCAATGGAAACCTATCTATTGTCAGCCTATTATCTTCTGCTACACAAGCTTACTCTTGATACGGATATCATCATAGGGATGACGGCTCGTCACCAAGGTCATTCAGATAGCAATGAAATAGTGGGAGCACTAACGAACATCTTTTGTATGCGTGTGAAGATAGAAGAAACAGATACAATCGAAGCATTATTTGCCAAGGTAGTAAAAACGAGAATGGCCGCCACTACACACAGTCGTTACCCATTTGATGCTATTGTCGCCCAGGTTAATGCCAAGCGTAGTCAACGAAATCCGATCTTTTCTACGATGTTTAAATGGCATGAATCAATGCCTGCTAACAACGATGGCGTCAGTTTGTATGATGTAAGCTTGGTAGGCGGAGCTGACACAGAACAACTGGATTTTAGATTCGAGTTCAATACGAATCTGTTCAAAATAGAAACGATAAGTAAGCTAGCTGACTATTATTTGAATATCTTGTATGAAATCAGCAAGAGTGGTTTGCGCATTCCTGACGTACAGCTTTTGTCCCAAAATCAACTGCAGGAATGGAAAGAAGCACAGGTATCAAGCATCATGGGAGATTTTGATTTTAATTTCTAA
- a CDS encoding non-ribosomal peptide synthetase produces the protein MEKKPEVTKIYPLTPLQEGILFHSIVHKDSGAYFQSLTFSIEGHVEIDLFLKSVNVLIERHDILRTAFVYEKVKKPMQLVLKKRELTSIHFEDISRVRDQEEYVQDYLKKDKTQGFHLSKEVLIRIAIFQTSKECFKVVWSYHHLIMDGWSLGIMFHEFLQIYDSFAFHKTLKLEPVHSYQQFIQWLEKQDNEQAKEYWGGYLEGYDQLAVMPSLINKANATGYEAKEAEFEIDIKKTQQLTKLARQNNATLSTVWEAIWGLVLQRYNNVDDVVFGSVVSGRNAEVAGINQMIGLFINTVPVRIRTDRVETFGQLVQMAQESSTRAKMYDFFPLYEMPVGTNMSQGIIDHVSIFQKSPIDMSESSIESGTRGLAQAITHLELLEQTNYDFSIMVITGESLIIRMGYNANLHSYDFIKRIFGHIEELIEQVIANPEIELSQLKITTLAEENELLERFNDTMLSYDRSKTIHELIALQAKKTPDQIAVVCEGAQLTYRELDEQAKRVACSLIDKGVGPNTIVGLMTERSLDMMIGLLAILKAGGAYLPIDPTYPEERVKYMLTDSGATLILTQRHLVSDNQMGQEYIYLDETVAYEEESLWKADTAGSEDLAYVIYTSGSTGQPKGVMIPHRAVHNFIQGITEKLAFTEGKSILALTTISFDIFVLETLVPLTQGMRVVVATEAQQRDPKLLNELIKVQNINSLQLTPSRLQLLLYSEADCFSQLEQILIGGEALLPSLLAQLKERTQAKIYNMYGPTETTIWSLIQDVTNTTAITIGKPIANTQAYILNQHNSLQPIGMTGELCLAGDGLSKGYLNREEQTSEKFVINPFQTDRMMYRTGDLARWLPDGTIEFKGRIDHQIKIRGFRVELGEIENCLVKHPAVHEAVVIVEEVGASQNLTAYYVGQHDVNPHELRQVLRQELPEYMVPAHFVFLKELPLTANGKIDRKQLPKLSEGVRSSEVLIQSPHTEVERELVEIWKNVLKRDVIGLHESFFDLGGNSILLVQMHAQVDKKYAGKIDIGDVFSYSTIAKLASYIESRTVENLPLIQIPAIQLPSEYFNVTEGHNSTLFTFAFQEEMVAGLHMVADRYSVEIADILLAMNLYLYAEVGELTDVTLQLQTTDHRTIAIHVNMSSIEDFGDLFRYVREARIQPNLLSLYSIQSLEKSYTSKKNEQIWPLFTEYSSQSNEFNRLFDLIFELQIEPKMIAFECRYDQNKLNHGKVEELIYGYLKLLSLMLENEHQATI, from the coding sequence TTGGAAAAAAAACCAGAAGTAACCAAAATTTATCCGCTGACTCCCTTACAAGAAGGCATTTTATTTCACTCCATTGTACATAAAGATTCTGGTGCCTACTTTCAGAGCTTGACTTTTTCGATTGAAGGTCATGTAGAAATTGATCTGTTTTTAAAAAGCGTCAATGTATTAATTGAACGACATGATATTTTACGAACAGCCTTTGTATATGAAAAAGTAAAAAAGCCAATGCAACTGGTGCTTAAAAAACGGGAATTGACGAGCATTCATTTTGAGGATATTTCCAGAGTGCGTGATCAGGAGGAATATGTACAAGATTATTTGAAGAAAGACAAAACACAGGGATTTCATTTATCTAAAGAAGTCCTTATTCGTATTGCTATATTCCAGACATCAAAAGAGTGCTTTAAAGTAGTTTGGAGCTACCATCATTTAATTATGGATGGCTGGTCACTTGGTATTATGTTCCATGAATTTCTACAAATTTACGATTCTTTTGCGTTCCATAAAACGCTAAAGCTGGAACCGGTCCATTCCTATCAGCAATTTATTCAATGGTTAGAAAAGCAGGATAATGAGCAGGCCAAGGAATATTGGGGAGGTTATCTGGAAGGTTATGATCAGTTGGCCGTAATGCCAAGTTTAATCAATAAAGCGAATGCTACTGGATATGAGGCAAAAGAAGCGGAATTTGAGATCGATATTAAAAAAACACAACAGCTTACTAAGCTTGCACGGCAAAATAATGCTACATTAAGCACGGTATGGGAAGCAATATGGGGACTGGTGCTCCAACGATATAACAATGTAGACGATGTAGTGTTTGGATCTGTTGTGTCTGGCCGAAATGCCGAAGTAGCAGGCATTAACCAGATGATCGGATTATTTATTAATACAGTTCCTGTGCGTATTCGGACAGACCGGGTAGAAACGTTTGGACAGCTTGTACAAATGGCTCAGGAAAGCTCAACTAGAGCAAAGATGTATGATTTTTTCCCGCTTTATGAGATGCCAGTAGGTACAAATATGAGTCAAGGCATCATTGACCATGTTTCTATTTTTCAAAAATCACCAATTGATATGAGTGAATCAAGCATTGAGTCAGGTACGAGGGGGCTTGCTCAAGCAATCACTCATCTTGAGTTATTGGAACAAACCAATTATGACTTTAGCATAATGGTCATCACGGGAGAGTCCTTGATCATTCGGATGGGCTACAACGCGAATTTACATAGCTACGACTTTATCAAAAGAATCTTTGGTCATATCGAGGAATTGATAGAACAAGTCATAGCGAATCCAGAAATCGAGCTTAGCCAGCTCAAGATTACGACTCTAGCAGAAGAGAATGAGCTGCTTGAGCGATTCAATGACACCATGCTTTCATATGATCGTAGTAAGACTATTCATGAATTAATTGCGCTACAAGCCAAAAAAACACCGGATCAGATAGCGGTCGTATGTGAGGGAGCTCAGCTAACATATCGTGAATTGGATGAACAAGCCAAGAGAGTCGCTTGCAGTTTGATTGATAAAGGAGTAGGCCCCAATACGATTGTTGGGTTAATGACCGAACGTTCATTGGATATGATGATCGGCTTACTTGCGATTCTTAAAGCCGGAGGAGCATATTTACCAATAGATCCGACCTATCCTGAGGAGCGTGTGAAATACATGCTTACAGATAGTGGCGCTACATTGATTCTTACCCAACGGCATTTAGTCTCAGATAACCAAATGGGGCAGGAATACATTTATCTTGACGAGACGGTAGCGTATGAAGAAGAGTCCTTGTGGAAAGCAGATACTGCTGGGTCAGAGGATTTAGCGTATGTGATTTACACTTCTGGATCAACTGGGCAGCCAAAAGGAGTCATGATTCCTCATAGAGCGGTTCATAATTTTATCCAAGGAATCACTGAGAAACTTGCTTTTACTGAAGGAAAATCAATCCTAGCTCTTACTACCATTTCCTTTGATATTTTTGTATTAGAGACGTTAGTGCCACTCACTCAAGGAATGCGTGTAGTTGTTGCAACAGAAGCACAGCAGCGTGATCCAAAATTATTAAATGAGCTGATCAAGGTTCAAAATATCAATTCCTTGCAACTCACACCTTCTCGACTGCAATTGCTTTTATACAGTGAGGCAGATTGCTTTAGCCAATTAGAACAAATCCTGATAGGAGGAGAAGCTCTTCTCCCTTCCCTATTAGCTCAACTGAAAGAACGTACACAAGCCAAGATATATAATATGTACGGTCCTACAGAAACAACGATCTGGTCGTTAATACAGGATGTGACAAATACAACTGCTATTACAATCGGAAAACCAATCGCGAATACACAAGCCTACATTCTCAATCAGCACAATAGCTTACAGCCAATCGGTATGACAGGCGAATTGTGTTTAGCAGGTGACGGCTTATCAAAAGGTTATCTGAATCGAGAGGAACAGACTTCCGAAAAGTTTGTGATAAATCCATTCCAAACAGATCGAATGATGTATCGCACTGGTGATTTAGCAAGATGGCTTCCAGACGGAACGATTGAGTTTAAAGGTAGAATCGACCATCAAATCAAGATTAGGGGCTTCCGCGTTGAGCTTGGCGAGATTGAGAATTGCTTAGTAAAACACCCAGCGGTTCACGAAGCAGTGGTGATCGTGGAGGAGGTTGGCGCTTCGCAGAATCTAACCGCTTATTACGTAGGGCAGCATGATGTAAATCCGCATGAGCTTCGTCAGGTACTTCGTCAGGAATTACCAGAATATATGGTTCCAGCACACTTTGTTTTTCTAAAGGAGCTTCCGCTTACAGCTAACGGGAAGATCGATCGAAAGCAATTACCTAAACTGAGCGAAGGTGTACGATCAAGTGAAGTGCTCATTCAGTCTCCGCATACAGAGGTTGAGCGGGAGTTAGTGGAGATCTGGAAAAATGTATTGAAACGGGATGTCATTGGTTTACATGAAAGCTTTTTCGATTTAGGCGGAAATTCCATTCTGCTAGTTCAGATGCATGCCCAAGTAGATAAAAAATATGCGGGGAAAATAGATATTGGAGATGTTTTTTCCTACTCTACAATTGCGAAGTTAGCCAGCTATATTGAATCGAGGACAGTAGAGAATCTACCATTGATTCAAATTCCAGCCATCCAGCTCCCTTCAGAATATTTTAATGTAACTGAAGGTCATAACAGTACGCTATTCACGTTTGCTTTTCAGGAAGAAATGGTTGCTGGCTTACATATGGTAGCAGATCGGTACAGTGTCGAGATAGCTGATATTTTACTTGCAATGAATCTGTATTTGTATGCTGAAGTCGGCGAACTGACTGATGTCACCCTTCAGTTGCAGACAACGGATCATAGAACCATAGCTATTCACGTAAATATGAGCAGCATTGAAGATTTTGGCGACTTATTTAGATATGTAAGAGAAGCGCGAATACAGCCAAATCTCCTTTCTCTATATTCTATACAGTCATTGGAAAAGAGCTATACAAGTAAAAAAAATGAACAAATATGGCCGTTATTTACCGAATATTCTTCTCAGTCAAACGAATTTAATCGCTTGTTTGATCTCATATTTGAATTGCAAATCGAGCCAAAAATGATTGCTTTTGAATGTCGATATGATCAAAACAAATTAAACCATGGAAAAGTCGAGGAACTCATTTATGGGTATCTCAAGCTACTTTCTCTCATGCTAGAAAATGAGCATCAAGCAACTATCTAA
- the fabD gene encoding ACP S-malonyltransferase has product MRDLAFVFSGQGSQYVNMGKELCDHYAIARRTFEEAEQIVGFDLRKLCIEGDLEELTKTANAQPAILATSIALWRVYMQEIGVKPHFVAGHSLGEYSALVCAGAMNFSQAVRFVHKRGLLMQEITAQGTGAMASVSGIDKADIEKVCCEYSDEENFAHLSNINSSRQVVISGHRQAIEKVAKILEQMGATVIFLRVSAPFHSPLMQSVASSLQTELQQNSYQPMRYSVIANVDGQPYTSSDQIVENLTTQVTAPVQWLATMQFLYQKGIRKVIEFGPNKVLRNLMKKEYPDVLAYSYDVAQDVVGVKEMMGFPADYQAFIPSVVTKCLAVAVATPNRNMDAEAYQQGVIEPYRRIQKLQNELEETGVEPTVKQMREALDMLTSVFVTKKTPTEEQKKRVDEILDETGTGYLLPEFQNY; this is encoded by the coding sequence ATGAGAGATTTAGCATTTGTGTTTTCTGGACAAGGCTCACAATATGTCAATATGGGAAAAGAGTTATGCGATCATTACGCTATTGCTAGAAGGACCTTTGAAGAGGCCGAGCAGATCGTAGGATTTGATTTACGTAAACTATGCATCGAAGGCGATCTTGAGGAGCTGACCAAAACGGCTAATGCTCAACCAGCTATTTTAGCTACAAGTATTGCTCTTTGGCGTGTTTATATGCAGGAGATAGGTGTCAAGCCTCATTTTGTCGCTGGACATAGCTTAGGTGAATATTCCGCACTTGTTTGCGCTGGAGCAATGAATTTTTCACAGGCAGTTCGTTTCGTTCATAAGCGCGGTCTACTTATGCAGGAAATAACGGCTCAAGGAACTGGAGCGATGGCATCTGTTTCGGGAATAGACAAGGCTGACATTGAAAAGGTTTGTTGTGAATATTCAGATGAGGAGAACTTTGCGCATCTTTCTAACATTAATTCCTCACGTCAAGTAGTTATTTCCGGTCATCGCCAAGCGATTGAAAAGGTAGCAAAAATACTGGAACAGATGGGGGCTACAGTCATATTCTTGCGTGTTAGCGCCCCGTTTCATAGTCCACTAATGCAATCAGTTGCTTCCTCTTTACAGACGGAGCTTCAACAAAATAGCTATCAGCCTATGCGTTATTCTGTCATTGCGAATGTCGATGGACAGCCATACACAAGCAGTGATCAAATTGTAGAAAATTTGACTACACAAGTGACGGCACCGGTTCAATGGCTTGCCACTATGCAGTTTTTATACCAAAAGGGCATTCGAAAAGTAATCGAGTTTGGACCGAATAAGGTCTTGCGCAATTTAATGAAAAAGGAATATCCTGATGTACTTGCCTATTCATATGATGTCGCACAGGATGTTGTTGGCGTGAAAGAAATGATGGGATTCCCGGCGGATTATCAAGCCTTTATTCCTAGTGTAGTTACAAAATGCTTAGCTGTTGCTGTTGCAACACCAAATCGAAATATGGATGCTGAAGCGTATCAACAAGGTGTGATTGAGCCATATCGACGGATTCAAAAGCTACAAAATGAGCTGGAAGAGACAGGCGTAGAACCGACCGTAAAACAAATGCGTGAAGCCCTTGATATGCTGACATCGGTATTTGTAACCAAAAAAACTCCAACTGAGGAACAGAAAAAACGCGTTGATGAAATTCTAGACGAAACAGGGACGGGCTATTTGCTTCCTGAGTTTCAGAATTACTGA